The Thermoplasmata archaeon nucleotide sequence CGAGCAGGTGCGGCACTACTCCGGCGGCATGCGGCGCCGCCTCGAAATCGCCCGCGGGCTCATGCACAACCCGCGCGTCCTCTTCCTGGATGAGCCCACGCTCGGCCTGGACCCGCAGACGCGGACGCACATCTGGGAGTACCTCGAACGTCTCGTGCGCGAACAGCGCATCTCCGTCATCGTGACGACCCATTACATGGAGGAGGCGGACCGGCTCTGCGACCGCATCGCGATCGTGGACCGCGGGAAGATCGTCGTCCTGGACAGCCCGGAGAGCCTGAAGCGCGCCCTGGGCGGCGACATCATCCGACTCGAGATGCAGAACCCGGATGCCGCGGCCCTCGAGGCGCTTCCCCACGTGAAGAAGGTCGAGATTCAAGGCAAGACCGCCTCCCTCACCGTGGAGGACGCGCGGTCCCACATCCAGGAGATCCTCGCTCGCGTCGGCAAGGTGGACTCCGTGGAGCTCCACCCGCCCTCCCTGGAAGACGTGTTCCTGCGGTACACGGGTCGGGCGTACCGCGAGGAAGGGGCCGAAGGCGGGTTCTGGGAGCGCGTCATGACGGCGAGCGGGAGACGATGAGCGAACTCTCCGGCCTCTACGCGCTGTGGGAGCGCGAGTTCCGCGTGTACCTGCGCGAACGCTCGCGGATCGTGTCCACGGTGATCAGCCCGCTCCTCTGGCTCTTCGTGTTCGGCGGCGGTTTCGGCGCCCAGTTCAGCGTGGGCAACGTGGACTACCAGGCGTTCCTTTACCCCGGGATCATCGCGATGACCATGATCTTCTCCTCGATCTTTTACGGAGCCAACGTGGTCTGGGACAAGCGGCTCGACTTCCTCAAGGAAGTCCTCGTGGCGCCGATCAACCGGAGCACCGCGTTCTTCGGGAAGGTCCTCGGCGGGGCAACGGACTGCCTCATCCAGGCCACGATCATCGTGATCCTCGCGCCCCTCCTCGGCGTGTCCTTCGGCTTCGGCTTCGCGCTCGCCTACTTGGTCATCTTCGTGATGCTGGTCGGCCTCGTGAGCGTCGGCCTGATCATCGGTGCGTGGATGGAATCGCCGGAGGGCTTCAGCCTCCTGAGCGGGTTCGTGACGTTCCCGCTGTTCTTCTTCTCGGGGGCGCTTTTCCCGCCGGGGAACCTCCCGAGCTGGCTCTCCGTGATCACGTTCGCCAACCCGCTCACGTACGGCGTGGACGCGCTG carries:
- a CDS encoding ATP-binding cassette domain-containing protein; its protein translation is MAAAIVDVQRLRKDYGDFTAVDDVSFRIEEGEVFGLLGPNGAGKTTTLHMLATLLRPTSGTATVNGHDIVREPGQVRKSIGMVFQEPSSDDLLTGYENLKMHALLYGIPASERGTRIREVLALVDLTDRKDEQVRHYSGGMRRRLEIARGLMHNPRVLFLDEPTLGLDPQTRTHIWEYLERLVREQRISVIVTTHYMEEADRLCDRIAIVDRGKIVVLDSPESLKRALGGDIIRLEMQNPDAAALEALPHVKKVEIQGKTASLTVEDARSHIQEILARVGKVDSVELHPPSLEDVFLRYTGRAYREEGAEGGFWERVMTASGRR
- a CDS encoding ABC transporter permease, encoding MSELSGLYALWEREFRVYLRERSRIVSTVISPLLWLFVFGGGFGAQFSVGNVDYQAFLYPGIIAMTMIFSSIFYGANVVWDKRLDFLKEVLVAPINRSTAFFGKVLGGATDCLIQATIIVILAPLLGVSFGFGFALAYLVIFVMLVGLVSVGLIIGAWMESPEGFSLLSGFVTFPLFFFSGALFPPGNLPSWLSVITFANPLTYGVDALRGATLGIWNFNVLIDFAVLVAFAAVTMVLGTLSFRRMRL